The Prosthecobacter sp. SYSU 5D2 genome has a window encoding:
- a CDS encoding DUF3472 domain-containing protein, with amino-acid sequence MKHLVSSFLFLSSLMAQAVEAVKIGSDNGVEQVVLAQTAQDGKLTLLPAHCFFSGADGAKLAGESPMQDELNDGKQWSRIEGLRSPEQRIVFPLWLHADGVVSGKINGSGRFNVQMGESKAAAAGGFEIKGAKGGRVDLVLSPAGPATIESIELSGPGMAGAQLLRARWRPAAIHSGFKSSSLGAAQSRLWIMEVRPIFGEKDFYSPITTPFGYFGSTFNPDQTSGGINFSMWSFKRGAAEPPIAQLSHLLAIGSPEATFGHFDHEGTGVKLRDWNPYEGQTIASTVLALRIEPGKPYDTYTGWFLDQKTRQWRLYASGRKWSENRSVENLLPGCFVEVPGPPHIQRTGHIMRAADFRGWCLDDQGTWHQFDIMNGSKADANREQTNCLWSLSNDGWFRMAMGGITHYRYPKGVDVTAPPMKVMPDYMSAAALKGLAFPTTVTVKRIIRQGGQVHVELDLLTISKSRSKAKVFFGPEDALTFDHRWAKSQDLGEIAPGIQRIVFDGAPASGFCRILVTNETGSYFTNESTVWE; translated from the coding sequence ATGAAGCACCTCGTTTCTTCTTTTCTATTTTTGAGTTCGCTCATGGCCCAAGCCGTCGAAGCTGTTAAAATCGGTTCTGACAATGGCGTGGAGCAGGTTGTGCTGGCGCAGACGGCACAGGATGGAAAACTCACTTTGCTGCCCGCCCACTGCTTTTTCTCCGGGGCCGATGGGGCGAAGCTCGCGGGCGAATCACCTATGCAGGATGAACTCAATGACGGCAAACAGTGGTCGCGGATCGAAGGCCTGCGCTCGCCGGAGCAACGCATCGTCTTTCCGCTGTGGTTGCATGCCGATGGCGTGGTCTCTGGAAAGATCAACGGCAGCGGCCGTTTCAATGTGCAGATGGGCGAATCGAAAGCGGCGGCGGCAGGCGGATTTGAGATCAAGGGTGCCAAGGGAGGCCGCGTGGATCTTGTGCTGTCACCCGCAGGTCCGGCAACCATCGAGAGCATTGAATTGAGCGGCCCGGGTATGGCCGGGGCGCAGTTGCTGCGTGCCCGCTGGCGTCCGGCGGCGATTCACAGCGGCTTTAAAAGCTCATCGCTCGGGGCCGCTCAGAGCCGGTTGTGGATCATGGAGGTGCGCCCCATCTTCGGCGAAAAAGATTTCTACAGCCCGATCACGACGCCCTTTGGCTATTTCGGCTCCACGTTCAACCCGGACCAGACCTCCGGCGGCATCAATTTCTCCATGTGGTCATTTAAGCGGGGTGCGGCGGAACCGCCCATTGCCCAGCTCTCGCATCTGCTCGCCATCGGCAGTCCGGAGGCAACCTTTGGGCACTTTGATCACGAAGGCACCGGGGTGAAACTGCGTGACTGGAATCCGTATGAGGGCCAGACCATCGCCTCGACGGTGCTCGCACTGCGCATCGAGCCCGGCAAGCCCTACGACACCTACACCGGCTGGTTCCTGGACCAAAAGACGCGCCAGTGGCGCCTGTATGCCAGCGGCAGGAAGTGGTCGGAGAATCGAAGCGTGGAGAACCTGCTGCCGGGCTGCTTTGTGGAGGTACCGGGCCCGCCGCACATCCAGCGTACGGGGCACATCATGCGCGCGGCGGACTTCCGCGGCTGGTGCCTGGATGACCAGGGCACGTGGCATCAGTTCGATATCATGAATGGCAGCAAGGCGGATGCGAATCGCGAGCAGACGAACTGCCTGTGGTCGCTGAGCAACGACGGCTGGTTCCGCATGGCCATGGGAGGCATCACCCACTACCGCTACCCGAAAGGCGTGGATGTCACCGCGCCGCCGATGAAGGTGATGCCCGACTACATGAGCGCTGCCGCACTCAAGGGGCTCGCTTTTCCCACGACCGTCACCGTCAAGCGCATCATCCGTCAGGGCGGCCAGGTACATGTCGAGCTGGACCTGCTAACGATCTCCAAAAGTCGCAGCAAGGCAAAGGTCTTCTTCGGTCCTGAAGATGCGCTTACCTTTGACCATCGCTGGGCGAAGTCTCAGGACCTCGGCGAGATTGCACCCGGCATCCAGCGCATCGTATTCGATGGCGCGCCTGCATCCGGCTTCTGCCGCATCCTTGTCACCAACGAAACCGGCAGCTACTTCACGAACGAATCCACTGTTTGGGAATGA